A window of the Dongshaea marina genome harbors these coding sequences:
- a CDS encoding pirin family protein codes for MLQILRSNERGHSQLSWLNSYHSFSFADFYDPQKMGISVLRVLNEDVLAPGGGFAMHSHRDMEIITVMLAGELEHKDSLGNISRLRAGEIQIMSAGTGIRHSEYNASMEEPLHLLQIWIKPNQLGLPPRHQQQRLGMEQGNQLLVSPEGAGDSLKVFQNLQLYRMVHPGGTLQLPELKEGLGYLHLIGGSLKLEQETLETGDALIIQDTRPRLQVVETLDALLFDLPTRH; via the coding sequence ATGTTGCAGATCTTAAGATCTAACGAGCGTGGCCATAGCCAGCTGAGTTGGTTAAATAGCTACCATAGTTTCTCCTTCGCAGATTTCTATGATCCACAAAAGATGGGAATCTCGGTTTTGCGAGTTCTCAATGAAGATGTTCTGGCTCCCGGCGGTGGCTTTGCGATGCACTCCCATCGGGACATGGAGATCATCACAGTGATGCTTGCAGGAGAGCTGGAGCATAAAGATAGCCTGGGGAACATCTCTCGCCTGCGGGCCGGGGAGATCCAGATCATGAGTGCCGGTACAGGGATCCGTCACAGTGAATATAATGCCTCTATGGAAGAGCCGCTGCATCTGCTGCAGATCTGGATTAAGCCCAACCAACTCGGACTGCCCCCGCGCCATCAGCAACAAAGGCTTGGGATGGAGCAAGGAAATCAGCTGCTGGTCTCTCCTGAGGGCGCTGGTGACAGCCTGAAAGTATTCCAGAATCTTCAGTTGTACCGGATGGTACACCCCGGGGGAACTTTGCAACTGCCTGAGCTCAAAGAGGGCCTTGGCTATCTGCACCTCATCGGCGGCAGCCTCAAACTTGAGCAAGAAACACTCGAGACCGGAGATGCACTTATCATCCAGGATACCCGGCCCCGGCTACAGGTCGTTGAAACTCTGGACGCCCTCTTATTTGATCTCCCAACCAGGCATTAA
- a CDS encoding GAF domain-containing protein — MTKQQKQQTYRELFQALDALCEGERDPIALMATISCELFQRFELFHWVGFYRNIGNDTLKIGPYQGGHGCLTIPFSRGICGQCARERSLLNIPDVLTQSCHIACSTSTRSELVLPIINQQQQLLAVLDIDSDLLANFDEIDEQNLQQLNRYFNQVPAANL; from the coding sequence ATGACCAAACAACAAAAGCAACAGACCTATCGGGAGTTATTTCAAGCCCTGGACGCCTTGTGTGAAGGAGAGCGTGATCCCATCGCCCTGATGGCAACCATTAGCTGCGAGCTTTTCCAACGTTTCGAACTCTTTCACTGGGTGGGTTTCTATAGAAATATCGGCAATGACACCCTGAAAATCGGCCCCTACCAGGGGGGGCATGGTTGTCTGACCATCCCCTTCTCCCGTGGGATCTGTGGCCAATGTGCCCGCGAGCGGAGCTTGCTGAATATCCCGGACGTGCTGACCCAAAGCTGTCATATTGCCTGCTCAACCAGCACGCGCTCTGAATTGGTTCTGCCTATCATCAATCAACAGCAGCAATTACTGGCGGTGCTGGATATCGACTCGGATCTGCTGGCGAACTTTGATGAGATCGATGAGCAGAACCTGCAGCAACTGAATCGCTATTTCAACCAGGTGCCCGCAGCAAATCTATAA
- a CDS encoding CoA transferase, translated as MIASFHSNFGLIENGKSIMTKKNNNLPHSMDELLEIRGQGSPAEKEITFTREGPFFASPLKMGEALASALAARALAANDLWELRMGDRQKIEIDTHAAAATALLGSRETERLNEKGEYEHFELSPAVADMIATTQCWPTKDGKHFLPHTNLDHLREKVLGVLKCDNSIDAIKAALMNWTAKGAEDAIARVQACGGMVRTPEEWLAHPQGAYLAKRPVVEIEKIADSDPEPLPECKTPLEGVRVIDSTRIIAGPMAGFSLAEHGADVLMVTAEHLPQVPAFLRDTSHGKRSCFLDLNHQTDAEQLRSLVKECDVFLDGYRPGALARKGFSTESLTKMRPGIIHTSVNCFGSGGPWYERAGWDQVAQAVTGMCDVHGRGVDADGPLLTPVFVCDFLAGYLAAYGTMIALARRARDGGSYRVTSSLCQVAMWLLRMGEVEGYKGVRGRLTEQESKIWKREVHGTPYGDLRMIGPVIMMSKTPAIWQSLPPVLGGDKPGWRPRTERTGDRTIVPQAHNG; from the coding sequence GTGATAGCAAGTTTCCATTCAAATTTTGGCCTGATTGAAAATGGTAAAAGCATCATGACGAAAAAAAATAACAATCTTCCCCACTCTATGGATGAGCTGCTAGAAATTCGTGGGCAGGGGAGTCCAGCTGAAAAAGAAATTACCTTTACCCGCGAAGGCCCTTTTTTCGCTTCACCACTTAAAATGGGTGAAGCCTTAGCCAGCGCACTGGCCGCACGGGCACTTGCTGCAAACGACCTGTGGGAGCTTCGCATGGGGGATCGTCAGAAAATTGAAATCGACACTCACGCAGCCGCTGCAACCGCGCTTCTGGGCAGCCGCGAAACCGAGCGCCTTAATGAAAAAGGCGAATACGAGCATTTTGAACTTAGCCCTGCCGTTGCCGATATGATTGCAACAACTCAATGCTGGCCTACTAAAGACGGTAAACACTTCTTGCCGCACACAAATCTGGACCATTTGCGTGAAAAAGTTCTGGGGGTGTTGAAGTGTGACAACTCCATAGATGCTATCAAAGCCGCGCTCATGAACTGGACAGCCAAGGGCGCCGAAGACGCGATCGCACGGGTACAAGCCTGTGGTGGAATGGTGAGAACTCCCGAAGAGTGGCTTGCCCATCCACAAGGGGCATACCTGGCCAAACGGCCTGTCGTGGAGATCGAAAAGATTGCCGACAGCGACCCTGAGCCGCTACCGGAATGCAAGACTCCCTTGGAGGGGGTTAGAGTCATTGATTCCACTCGGATTATTGCTGGCCCGATGGCCGGGTTTTCTTTAGCTGAACATGGCGCTGATGTTCTCATGGTCACTGCCGAGCATTTGCCTCAAGTGCCCGCCTTCCTGCGTGATACCAGTCATGGAAAGCGAAGCTGTTTTCTCGATTTAAACCATCAGACGGATGCAGAGCAATTGCGCTCCCTGGTAAAAGAATGTGACGTCTTTCTGGATGGCTACCGTCCCGGAGCACTGGCCCGTAAGGGGTTCTCCACCGAGAGTCTGACTAAAATGCGCCCGGGTATCATTCATACTTCCGTGAACTGCTTTGGATCGGGTGGCCCATGGTACGAGCGTGCCGGCTGGGATCAGGTGGCTCAGGCCGTAACCGGGATGTGCGATGTTCATGGAAGAGGGGTCGATGCAGATGGGCCCTTGTTGACCCCGGTATTTGTTTGCGATTTCCTGGCAGGTTATCTGGCTGCTTATGGGACTATGATTGCCCTGGCTCGTCGGGCTCGCGACGGCGGCAGCTATCGAGTAACCTCGTCATTGTGTCAGGTAGCAATGTGGCTGCTGCGGATGGGCGAGGTAGAGGGGTATAAAGGCGTCCGCGGACGCTTGACGGAGCAAGAGAGTAAAATTTGGAAGCGTGAAGTGCATGGTACGCCTTATGGGGACCTTCGGATGATCGGCCCTGTCATCATGATGTCCAAAACCCCCGCGATTTGGCAGAGCCTACCGCCGGTACTTGGTGGAGATAAACCAGGCTGGAGACCAAGAACGGAACGCACTGGTGACAGAACTATTGTGCCGCAGGCACACAATGGCTAA
- a CDS encoding B3/B4 domain-containing protein, with protein sequence MNLSIEPSILAQHPSLQLGVLHLQGVNNSINPSLAQSIQDEHKIIRAELEGKLIRDLPQVSVWRTIYRQFGAKPKKHLSSIENLLTRLQKSQGLSSINPLVDLYNLVSLKYRLPVGGEDLDKVTGDIELRFARLNEPEIKLLGDPVPRAPSPGEVIYADDKGAICRRWNWKEAERTKLTEQTQNALIVLEALEPTQHLLADALGELSQKFSQHCEAEISCYLMNRSTPAIKLV encoded by the coding sequence ATGAACTTATCTATTGAACCTTCCATCCTGGCTCAACATCCAAGCCTCCAGCTCGGTGTCCTTCATCTTCAAGGGGTGAACAACAGCATCAATCCCTCGTTGGCACAAAGCATTCAGGATGAACATAAAATTATCAGAGCTGAACTTGAGGGGAAACTTATCCGCGACCTCCCTCAGGTCTCAGTGTGGCGTACCATTTATCGCCAATTCGGTGCTAAGCCTAAAAAACATCTCAGCTCGATTGAAAACCTGCTGACACGGCTTCAAAAAAGCCAGGGATTAAGTTCTATCAACCCCTTAGTTGATCTCTATAATCTGGTCTCTTTAAAGTATCGACTCCCGGTAGGAGGTGAGGATCTCGACAAGGTGACAGGAGATATTGAGTTAAGGTTTGCCCGATTAAATGAGCCTGAAATCAAGTTGCTCGGTGATCCGGTCCCGAGAGCCCCTTCCCCAGGTGAAGTGATCTATGCCGACGATAAAGGAGCAATCTGCAGGCGTTGGAACTGGAAAGAGGCAGAACGCACTAAGTTAACCGAACAGACCCAAAATGCACTGATCGTGCTGGAAGCCCTGGAGCCGACTCAACATCTGCTTGCCGATGCCCTGGGTGAGCTGAGCCAGAAGTTCAGTCAGCATTGCGAAGCTGAGATCAGCTGCTACCTAATGAACCGCTCGACCCCTGCAATCAAGCTTGTTTAG
- a CDS encoding GNAT family N-acetyltransferase, with translation MHKIPIIETERLILRSFHNSDLQRYAQICAKPEFMRFMGEGEPLTREQAWHNIAYTLGHWELRDHGVWALEEKESHQLIGRVGIINPEGWPGPEVCWALDPDYWGKGYATEAAREVIHWGFCHLSLPRIISVIAPNNIRSAKVAERLGEEFSHQQRINDKIVDIYAIERPQQL, from the coding sequence ATGCATAAAATCCCCATCATTGAGACAGAGCGCCTGATTCTGCGCTCTTTTCACAATAGCGATCTGCAGCGTTATGCCCAGATCTGTGCCAAGCCCGAGTTCATGCGATTCATGGGAGAGGGGGAACCCCTGACCCGGGAGCAGGCCTGGCATAATATCGCCTACACTCTGGGCCACTGGGAGTTACGTGATCATGGCGTTTGGGCTCTGGAGGAAAAAGAGAGTCATCAGTTAATTGGCCGGGTTGGGATCATCAATCCCGAGGGGTGGCCCGGACCTGAGGTCTGCTGGGCGCTCGACCCCGATTATTGGGGAAAGGGCTATGCGACCGAGGCGGCGCGGGAGGTCATCCACTGGGGATTTTGCCACCTCTCTCTGCCGAGGATCATCAGTGTGATTGCCCCCAATAACATCCGCTCGGCGAAGGTGGCCGAGCGGCTCGGTGAGGAATTTAGTCATCAGCAGAGAATCAATGACAAGATCGTTGATATCTATGCGATTGAGCGGCCTCAGCAGTTATAG
- a CDS encoding LysE/ArgO family amino acid transporter produces the protein MFFSLLAQGFGLGIAMILPIGAQNAYLLNLGLKKRHHLLSASLCSLCDLGLITLGVFGMGQVFGSNPALLMTITLAGIAFLCGYALLSLKSAVKPALESGTSGQLSNKKWQAVILGTLAVTLLNPQVYLDTLVIFGSVGAQFNLEQKVAFTLGSVIASIVWFFSLATIAARLSSILSKPITRRIIDILVALIMLVIAGTLAMRLFN, from the coding sequence ATGTTTTTCTCATTACTCGCCCAGGGCTTTGGCCTGGGAATCGCAATGATTCTGCCCATTGGGGCACAGAATGCCTACCTTCTGAATCTTGGCCTTAAAAAGCGCCACCACTTGCTTAGTGCCAGCCTGTGTAGCCTGTGTGATCTCGGACTTATCACCCTGGGTGTGTTCGGGATGGGCCAGGTATTTGGGTCTAATCCCGCACTACTGATGACAATTACCCTCGCCGGGATCGCCTTTTTGTGTGGCTATGCCTTGCTGTCACTTAAAAGTGCCGTCAAACCTGCTCTCGAATCCGGCACCTCAGGCCAGCTTTCCAATAAAAAATGGCAAGCCGTAATACTGGGCACCCTGGCAGTGACCCTGCTCAATCCCCAGGTTTACCTGGATACCCTGGTGATCTTTGGATCGGTTGGGGCACAGTTTAATCTGGAGCAAAAAGTCGCCTTTACCCTTGGCTCAGTGATCGCCTCCATTGTCTGGTTTTTCTCACTGGCCACGATCGCGGCCAGACTCTCTTCCATTTTATCCAAACCTATCACCCGGAGAATCATAGATATCCTGGTCGCACTGATCATGCTGGTGATTGCCGGAACTTTAGCGATGCGTCTTTTTAACTAA
- a CDS encoding efflux RND transporter periplasmic adaptor subunit: MLETRWLSNVCQMLGQVQQAVLFLSLEDGMEPVACYPDSLNPARVNELLPLAQMAVQREAPMVQMGDGEQGAQLALGVNTPGTSYVVVVDMLPGQSEVQRALHILQWGGEWLVLLKETASSERGLSDCSQETSGSPPPEPPSNESMATRSLKMKWQALSSRSRLCLFTASVLVILCTVLMIPAEYRIHSQATIEGEIERAIVSPFDGYLLAIHARAGQSLKAGDPVATLDGRELRLRQQQLMFKQDQLRKQYRQALAEQHYAESRLYLSQLDELKADLKLLQNKLEMLELKAPIDGVIISGDLRRAVGAPLEKGQLLFEMAPLARYRVELQVDERDIDRMTAGDQGMVTLNAFPGEEFPLIIEKRSMVFTDGELGTSYLCEARIEARGEALRPGMRGIAKIKVGKATLGWQLTHDLIDWLRLKFWAWSP; encoded by the coding sequence ATGTTGGAGACCCGATGGCTGTCAAATGTTTGTCAGATGCTTGGCCAGGTACAGCAGGCGGTGCTCTTTTTGTCATTGGAGGATGGGATGGAGCCGGTGGCTTGCTATCCCGACTCACTCAATCCCGCAAGGGTAAACGAACTTTTGCCCCTGGCACAGATGGCGGTACAACGTGAAGCACCCATGGTACAGATGGGGGATGGTGAGCAGGGAGCTCAGCTCGCCCTTGGGGTTAATACTCCGGGGACAAGCTATGTGGTGGTGGTTGATATGCTTCCGGGCCAGTCAGAGGTTCAGCGCGCTCTGCATATTCTTCAATGGGGAGGTGAATGGCTCGTTCTGTTAAAAGAAACCGCCAGCTCTGAGAGAGGTTTATCAGACTGCTCACAGGAGACTTCTGGTTCGCCTCCGCCGGAGCCACCTTCAAATGAATCAATGGCAACCCGCTCTCTTAAGATGAAGTGGCAAGCATTGAGCTCACGGAGCAGGCTCTGTCTTTTTACTGCCTCTGTCCTGGTGATCCTCTGCACCGTCCTGATGATCCCCGCTGAATATCGTATTCACTCTCAGGCCACGATCGAGGGGGAGATCGAGCGGGCCATAGTCTCCCCCTTTGATGGATACCTGCTGGCAATCCATGCCAGGGCAGGACAGAGCCTCAAAGCCGGTGATCCGGTCGCAACCCTGGACGGACGAGAGCTCAGGCTCAGGCAGCAGCAGCTTATGTTCAAACAGGATCAGCTCCGTAAACAGTATCGCCAGGCTCTGGCCGAACAGCACTACGCCGAGTCGCGCCTCTACCTTAGTCAGCTTGATGAACTCAAGGCCGATCTCAAGCTTTTGCAAAACAAATTGGAGATGCTTGAGCTCAAGGCGCCCATCGATGGCGTGATTATCTCGGGCGATCTGCGCCGGGCGGTCGGAGCGCCTTTGGAGAAGGGACAGCTTCTGTTTGAGATGGCACCTCTGGCGCGTTACCGGGTGGAGCTGCAGGTTGATGAGCGGGATATCGATCGGATGACTGCGGGGGATCAGGGAATGGTGACTCTCAACGCCTTTCCCGGCGAGGAGTTCCCCCTGATCATTGAGAAACGCAGCATGGTGTTTACCGATGGGGAGCTCGGGACCAGCTATCTGTGTGAAGCAAGGATTGAGGCCAGGGGAGAAGCCCTTCGCCCCGGAATGCGTGGGATCGCTAAGATCAAAGTTGGCAAGGCGACCCTGGGATGGCAATTAACCCATGATCTCATCGACTGGCTACGCCTTAAATTCTGGGCGTGGAGCCCCTGA
- a CDS encoding LysR family transcriptional regulator, whose product MNKILKMRRMDLNSLDVFCAVVNEGGIVRAAEKLNRVQSNVTTRIKQLEQRLGVSLFRRRGRSLELTPQGADLLVHAERLLRLADEAELSVRGSNSLRPLRLGSMESTAASRLPKILAALHRSKPSLKVELQTGTTAQLIQRVQDYRLDAAFVGEPFERNGLNVRSVFREELILVTSADHPPVTQSSDLHGQTLITFGKGCSYRTIIENWISEAVVKPSRISEFSSYHAIAACVAANGGYGIIPASVLETLSLNSAIRKHKLPDGITMNRTYLVWNDEYLPSISALLDQLPLFEAGMPSTGA is encoded by the coding sequence TTGAATAAGATTCTTAAAATGAGAAGAATGGATCTAAATTCGCTTGATGTTTTTTGCGCTGTAGTGAATGAAGGTGGCATTGTTCGTGCCGCAGAGAAATTAAATCGGGTGCAAAGCAACGTCACGACACGGATTAAACAGTTGGAGCAAAGGCTTGGTGTTTCATTATTCAGAAGGCGCGGTCGCTCCCTTGAGCTTACGCCACAAGGAGCAGATCTCTTGGTTCATGCTGAGCGATTGCTTCGTTTGGCGGATGAAGCAGAATTATCTGTGCGGGGTTCAAATTCTCTAAGACCACTGCGGCTGGGTTCTATGGAAAGTACCGCCGCTAGCCGCTTACCAAAGATACTTGCCGCGCTTCATCGATCTAAGCCCAGCCTTAAAGTGGAGCTGCAAACCGGGACAACGGCGCAATTGATACAAAGGGTGCAAGATTATCGTCTGGATGCAGCGTTTGTTGGTGAGCCTTTTGAGCGCAATGGTCTCAACGTCCGATCGGTATTTCGTGAAGAACTGATCTTGGTCACCAGCGCCGACCATCCGCCTGTGACTCAGAGCTCTGATCTCCATGGCCAAACACTGATCACCTTTGGAAAAGGTTGCTCGTATCGCACCATCATCGAAAATTGGATTTCAGAAGCGGTTGTAAAACCTTCACGAATTTCTGAGTTCAGCAGTTACCATGCTATTGCTGCGTGTGTCGCTGCAAATGGCGGCTATGGCATTATTCCGGCCTCGGTTCTGGAAACATTGAGCCTTAATAGTGCTATAAGAAAACACAAACTACCTGACGGGATAACAATGAACCGTACCTATCTTGTTTGGAATGATGAATATTTGCCTTCAATTTCAGCATTGCTCGATCAATTACCTCTTTTCGAGGCAGGGATGCCAAGCACCGGAGCTTGA
- a CDS encoding DUF1153 domain-containing protein, protein MTQQTVDKAWSAERKTALVLEILKEHTSITDASEKYHLSPTEIEHWLHDAQRGIENALRANPYDIR, encoded by the coding sequence ATGACCCAGCAAACAGTGGATAAAGCCTGGAGTGCTGAGCGTAAAACGGCATTGGTGCTGGAGATCCTCAAAGAGCACACCAGCATCACGGATGCCAGTGAGAAGTATCATCTCAGCCCCACAGAGATAGAGCATTGGCTGCATGATGCTCAGCGCGGCATCGAAAATGCCCTGCGCGCCAACCCTTACGATATCCGGTAA
- a CDS encoding NAD(P)H-quinone oxidoreductase gives MKAIDITHFGGPEVLELTEQAKPEPAAGEVLIRVCAAGVNRPDIVQRKGYYPPPAGASLIPGLEVAGEIVASNGDMGDFQIGDRVCALVTGGGYSEYVAAPACVCLPIPQGLSMVEAAALPETFFTVWSNLFERGGLKSGQSVLIHGGASGIGTTAIQLAKRVGARVFVTAGSEQKCRFCEELGADVVLNYKEQDFVEEVLKLTEGDGVDLILDMVGGDYLDKNLTAIAQEGTLVCIAFQRGQKAQLDLKRLMQKRVHITGSTLRAREITFKQGIADALRKHVYPWIAAGEVKPVIDRVFDLADADKAHAYLESGEHLGKVVLQVAGE, from the coding sequence ATGAAAGCCATCGATATTACCCACTTTGGTGGGCCCGAGGTCCTGGAGTTAACTGAACAAGCCAAACCTGAGCCTGCCGCGGGGGAGGTCCTGATCCGGGTCTGTGCTGCCGGAGTGAATCGCCCGGATATCGTCCAGCGCAAAGGTTACTACCCACCGCCAGCCGGTGCCTCGTTAATTCCGGGGCTTGAGGTCGCCGGTGAGATAGTTGCCAGCAATGGGGATATGGGCGATTTCCAAATCGGGGACCGGGTCTGTGCGTTAGTCACCGGAGGAGGTTACTCAGAATATGTAGCAGCGCCAGCCTGCGTGTGTCTGCCCATTCCTCAAGGACTCTCCATGGTCGAGGCTGCGGCTCTTCCTGAAACCTTCTTTACGGTCTGGAGCAATCTTTTTGAGCGTGGAGGCCTTAAATCCGGGCAATCCGTCCTTATCCATGGTGGAGCCAGTGGGATCGGTACAACCGCGATTCAGCTGGCTAAGCGGGTGGGAGCCAGGGTTTTTGTGACGGCAGGCAGCGAGCAAAAATGTCGTTTCTGTGAAGAGCTCGGCGCCGATGTAGTCCTGAATTATAAAGAACAGGACTTTGTTGAAGAGGTCCTGAAGTTGACCGAAGGAGATGGGGTCGATTTGATTTTAGACATGGTGGGGGGAGATTACCTGGATAAAAACCTAACCGCGATCGCCCAGGAGGGCACCCTGGTCTGTATTGCGTTTCAGCGTGGCCAGAAAGCGCAGCTGGACCTGAAGCGGCTGATGCAAAAAAGGGTGCATATCACAGGATCGACCCTGAGAGCCCGGGAGATCACTTTTAAGCAGGGGATTGCAGATGCGCTCCGCAAACATGTCTATCCCTGGATAGCTGCGGGTGAGGTCAAGCCGGTGATCGACCGGGTATTTGACCTTGCGGATGCGGATAAGGCCCATGCCTATCTGGAATCAGGAGAGCATCTTGGCAAGGTCGTTCTTCAGGTCGCTGGTGAATAG
- a CDS encoding LysR family transcriptional regulator ArgP, producing the protein MRGLDYRWLTALDAVIAKGSFEEAACELSLTQSAISQRIKQLEKWLSQPVLIRSQPPRATRVGEKLLGLYRRVHLLEQELLPELSADDAEFTSLSIAVNADSLATWLVPALSPLLNEYALALDLLVEDESRTLERLRRGEVVGAVSLKESPLPGCSVERLGEMEYLCVAAPEFANHFFSKGKSEQMFLSAPIVVFDYVDDLHQGFLQEMGWGQHQGICHHARSSEAFVKLAEQGSCYCFIPRLQAEKLLADGRLINLLPGQSIRRKLYWHHWTLAGGMVGRITRILCDYCKTGLY; encoded by the coding sequence ATGAGAGGGCTTGATTATCGTTGGCTCACGGCTCTGGATGCAGTGATCGCCAAGGGAAGTTTTGAAGAGGCCGCCTGTGAACTTAGTCTGACCCAGTCAGCTATTTCACAGCGAATTAAGCAACTAGAAAAATGGCTGTCTCAGCCGGTATTGATCCGAAGCCAGCCGCCAAGGGCAACCCGGGTTGGAGAGAAGTTGTTGGGCTTATACCGCAGGGTACACCTGCTGGAGCAGGAGCTGTTACCCGAGCTCAGCGCCGATGATGCTGAGTTCACCTCACTGTCGATCGCCGTCAATGCCGATAGCCTGGCGACCTGGCTGGTCCCGGCGCTTTCACCGCTGTTAAACGAGTACGCCCTGGCGCTGGACCTGCTGGTTGAAGATGAGAGCCGGACTCTGGAGCGATTGCGCAGAGGCGAGGTGGTGGGTGCCGTAAGTCTCAAAGAGAGCCCTTTGCCCGGGTGTTCGGTGGAACGGCTCGGTGAGATGGAGTACCTGTGTGTTGCCGCACCGGAGTTTGCCAACCATTTCTTTAGCAAGGGTAAGTCGGAGCAGATGTTTCTATCCGCCCCGATCGTGGTATTCGACTATGTCGACGATCTGCACCAAGGCTTTCTTCAAGAGATGGGCTGGGGTCAGCACCAGGGGATCTGTCATCATGCCCGCTCCTCGGAGGCTTTTGTCAAACTGGCAGAGCAGGGGAGCTGCTACTGTTTTATCCCAAGACTGCAGGCAGAAAAGCTCCTGGCCGATGGCAGGCTCATCAATCTACTCCCCGGTCAAAGCATCCGGCGAAAGCTCTATTGGCACCACTGGACCCTGGCTGGGGGCATGGTGGGACGCATCACCCGGATTTTGTGTGACTATTGTAAAACCGGCCTCTATTAG
- a CDS encoding glutathione S-transferase family protein yields the protein MGLLVKGQWQDHWYDTRSSGGRFVRDESRFRDWITSDGKPVPERELGFRAEGGRYHLYLSLACPWAHRTLIFLKLKGLEELISYSIVEPHMLENGWEFCREHGFSGLHQQGATADPLYQSEFLYQIYLRARPDYSGRVTVPVLWDKQNQTIVSNESSEIIRMFNQAFDGLTGNRLDFYPNELQAQIDELNAWIYERVNNGVYRAGFATSQQAYQEAVHPLFEALDVLEQKLSIQRYLLGEVLTEADWRLFTTLIRFDAVYVGHFKTNLKRIADYPHLQGWLKELYQYPGIRETVNFNHIKQHYYYSHQQINPTRVVPAGPELDLDSPHGREKIG from the coding sequence ATGGGTCTATTAGTTAAGGGTCAATGGCAGGATCACTGGTACGACACCCGGTCAAGTGGCGGGCGATTTGTCCGTGATGAGTCGCGGTTTCGTGACTGGATCACTTCTGATGGCAAGCCTGTCCCGGAAAGGGAGTTGGGGTTCAGGGCTGAGGGCGGACGCTATCACCTGTATCTGTCGCTCGCTTGTCCCTGGGCACACCGCACCCTTATTTTTCTTAAGCTCAAGGGGCTGGAGGAGCTCATCAGCTACAGTATCGTCGAGCCACACATGCTGGAAAATGGCTGGGAGTTTTGTCGGGAGCATGGATTTTCCGGACTGCATCAGCAGGGAGCCACTGCGGATCCCCTCTACCAGAGCGAGTTTCTCTATCAGATCTACCTCAGAGCGAGACCCGACTATTCGGGGAGAGTCACGGTTCCTGTGCTGTGGGATAAACAGAATCAGACCATCGTCAGTAATGAGTCCTCAGAGATCATCCGAATGTTCAACCAGGCCTTTGATGGGCTGACAGGAAATCGCCTCGATTTCTATCCAAACGAACTTCAAGCGCAAATTGATGAGCTTAATGCCTGGATCTATGAGCGAGTGAATAATGGGGTGTATCGAGCCGGGTTTGCCACCAGTCAGCAGGCCTATCAGGAAGCGGTTCATCCCCTGTTTGAGGCTCTGGATGTGTTGGAGCAGAAACTCTCAATACAACGCTACCTGCTTGGGGAGGTACTCACGGAGGCAGATTGGCGGCTCTTCACCACCCTGATCCGTTTTGATGCCGTCTATGTCGGGCACTTTAAAACCAACCTGAAACGGATTGCAGATTATCCGCATCTGCAGGGCTGGCTAAAAGAGCTCTATCAGTACCCGGGGATCCGTGAAACCGTCAACTTCAACCATATCAAGCAGCACTATTATTACAGCCACCAGCAGATCAATCCAACCCGGGTGGTACCGGCAGGCCCCGAGCTGGATCTGGACTCCCCCCACGGGAGGGAAAAGATCGGTTAA
- a CDS encoding DUF2878 family protein, whose protein sequence is MHLGISSVWFIMLVLLALYGQQQYQLWLALALIMTFAWDRAALKIIFSLPLTGICIDWLLSKTHFVVFEPGGFPLWLLMLWLALSWYLWQWRSYLARVRVLHQMLCGFIAGLLFYALALSLDTLYFPQGTWQTLLLLALWWTLLLPLMVRCVLWLNAQLETG, encoded by the coding sequence ATGCACCTTGGGATAAGCTCAGTCTGGTTTATTATGCTGGTACTGCTGGCGCTTTACGGACAGCAGCAATATCAGCTTTGGCTCGCCCTGGCGCTCATCATGACCTTCGCATGGGATCGCGCTGCGCTTAAGATCATCTTTTCTCTTCCCTTAACCGGGATCTGTATCGACTGGTTACTAAGCAAAACCCACTTTGTTGTTTTTGAGCCCGGCGGCTTCCCACTGTGGTTACTGATGTTGTGGCTAGCCCTGAGCTGGTACCTGTGGCAATGGCGGAGCTACCTGGCCAGGGTGCGGGTGTTACACCAGATGCTATGCGGTTTCATTGCCGGATTGCTGTTCTATGCTCTGGCCCTGTCTCTGGACACCCTGTATTTTCCCCAGGGAACCTGGCAAACCCTGCTTCTGCTCGCTCTTTGGTGGACTCTGCTACTCCCCCTGATGGTGCGCTGCGTGCTTTGGCTGAATGCACAACTCGAAACCGGCTGA